The Drosophila nasuta strain 15112-1781.00 unplaced genomic scaffold, ASM2355853v1 ctg30_pilon, whole genome shotgun sequence genome contains a region encoding:
- the LOC132797897 gene encoding LOW QUALITY PROTEIN: kinesin-associated protein 3-like (The sequence of the model RefSeq protein was modified relative to this genomic sequence to represent the inferred CDS: substituted 1 base at 1 genomic stop codon) has protein sequence MRRKNIVKMLVKALDRQNIDLLMLASTFLKKLCIVGDNKDEMSNLNIVAKLPRLFQNAHTDLIQVTLKLVFNLSFDGGIRREMIAAGYLPMLIKFINDEKHHATAVKILYHMSLDDKVKSMFTHTECVQMATDAIILNLNVKVDPDLIALCINLSLNHRNAQIMVEGKRLHSLMDRAFKYQDALLMKLLRILSQHESLQLLYIDYVGDLAWILTICDNESFIVECLGILGNLALTDLDYSQILHNFQLISWIRXLLVPCARMDDLVLDTIVYLGTCACDELCALLFCRAKVVLSLIELLKAKQENDEIVLQIIFVFQQILQHESTREYMIKETESPAYLIDLMHDKNEAIRNVCDYCLDIIAISNSEWAKRMKLEKFRNHNSQWLCMVESQQDRETEQDFLENNDDDNDLDTYLRSEYLNNCDLYNSSNINERDNDTNSTNSNNPGSPSYSRPISTYRRSQDLDELYNMTSSSKSQGSNQGVNESNYNMFKPQDGDDMNEELA, from the exons ATGCGTAGAAAGAATATTGTTAAAATGCTTGTGAAAGCACTGGATCGCCAGAATATTGATCTGCTTATGCTCGCCAGCACATTTCTCAAGAAATTGTGTATTGTGGGCGATAACAAAGATGAGATGTCCAATTTAAACATTGTCGCCAAGCTACCTCGCCTCTTTCAAAATGCGCATACGGATCTCATTCAGGTCACACTCAAGCTAGTCTTCAATCTGTCATTTGATGGTGGGATTCGCAGGGAAATGATTGCAGCTGGTTATTTGCCCATGCTTATCAAGTTCATCAACGATGAGAAGCATCACGCAACTGCAGTCAAAATACTTTATCATATGAGTCTCGATGACAAAGTGAAATCAATGTTTACCCACACGGAGTGTGTACAAATGGCCACTGATGCCATCATACTGAATCTCAACGTAAAGGTGGATCCCGATCTTATAGCGCTGTGCATTAATTTGTCACTCAACCATCGCAATGCGCAGATTATGGTCGAAGGTAAACGACTACACAGTCTCATGGATCGTGCCTTTAAGTATCAAGATGCTCTTCTCATGAAATTGTTGCGAATTCTTTCGCAACACGAGTCGCTGCAACTGCTGTACATCGATTACGTGGGAGATTTAGCCTGGATTTTAACCATATGTGACAATGAATCTTTTATTGTCGAGTGCTTGGGAATATTGGGAAATCTTGCGCTTACTGACCTCGATTATTCGCAAATCCTACACaactttcaattaatttcatgGATACGTTAATTACTAGTTCCCTGTGCCAGAATGGATGATCTGGTGCTCGATACCATTGTTTATCTGGGCACTTGTGCTTGCGACGAGCTTTGTGCGCTATTATTCTGTCGAGCTAAGGTCGTTCTATCGCTAATAGAGCTGCTAAAAGCCAAGCAGGAGAATGATGAGATTGTGTTGCAGATCATTTTCGTATTTCAACAGATACTTCAACATGAAAGCACTCGCGAGTATATGATTAAGGAGACTGAGTCGCCGGCCTATCTAATCGATCTCATGCACGACAAGAACGAAGCAATCCGAAATGTATGCGATTATTGTCTGGATATTATAGCCATCAGCAATAGTGAATGGGCTAAGCGAATGAAA CTGGAAAAATTCCGTAATCATAACTCACAATGGCTCTGCATGGTGGAGTCGCAACAGGATCGTGAAACAGAGCAGgactttttggaaaataacgatgatgataatgatttgGACACGTATTTGCGATCCGAGTACCTAAATAATTGCGACCTTTACAATAGCTCCAACATTAACGAGCGCGATAATGACACAAACAGTACCAATAGTAATAATCCAGGCAGTCCATCTTATAGCAGGCCAATCAGCAC CTACCGACGAAGCCAGGATCTTGACGAATTATACAATATGACCTCAAGCTCGAAGTCACAAGGTTCCAACCAAGGCGTCAATGAAAGTAATTACAATATGTTTAAACCGCAAGATGGTGATGACATGAATGAAGAGCTGGCATAG
- the LOC132797900 gene encoding uncharacterized protein LOC132797900, which yields MALSNFVAVTDRLVHFESRVRGPAAEEDNVHTYEIRRDRLQALWDSVETAYATCADALHRDGDNEGIQAMEAKYDHCYAVYERCLAHWLPAPPIDTEVFRGDYLRWPTFRDLFTAIYVNNPRLTPVEKLFHLNSKTADEANEIVAKFPLTNDGFASAWSALCERFENKRLLITSQLKILFNLSTVSQESGAAIKELHGTIQRPFADCILVFLCSSKLPKLTLSLWEQSLVDKTKIPAWQDMSPFLNERYRTLEAVEDVTQKTSQNSTAGPSRPQQSSKRINSFKARVTQRGKSCDLCSKENHPVRVCPSFLEMSVNDRMSYIKQKSLCLNCFARGHQLRECTSAHNCLTCKRRHHTLLHRGDSAHNGASSTPSTLPNIQSTPNQSATNVQNYFAINAQNILLGTAVVNVCHLGTTYTARALIDSGSEATFISERLFQRIKLPFQSVQAQVSGLNHAIAAQPQKLCNFSIGCPTKPRLHIETSAFVIPQLADKLPPFLVPKGFLKDLPAIELADPNFYKSAQIDILIGADILPSVILSGSRPNICGSLLGQQTVFGWILTGPVSQNVSTTVSAFSTRVAIQADDQLDRLNSKVWEAEDIPSKLVSCENTTSRSRCGRSRVTLPFRKPVTTPNLYLPHHSSKPDRHRHKDE from the exons ATGGCTCTCAGCAACTTCGTCGCCGTCACTGACAGACTGGTGCACTTTGAGAGTCGGGTCAGAGGGCCTGCAGCCGAAGAAGACAATGTACACACGTACGAGATCCGTCGTGACCGCCTGCAAGCCCTCTGGGACAGTGTAGAGACCGCTTATGCCACGTGCGCTGATGCACTGCATCGAGACGGCGACAACGAAGGCATACAGGCCATGGAGGCCAAATATGACCACTGCTATGCAGTGTATGAGCGGTGTCTCGCCCAT TGGCTGCCGGCTCCTCCAATCGACACCGAAGTATTCCGTGGGGATTACTTGCGGTGGCCGACCTTCCGTGATCTTTTCACGGCCATCTACGTCAACAATCCGAGGTTGACTCCGGTTGAGAAACTATTCCATCTCAATTCAAAAACCGCAGATGAGGCCAATGAGATCGTAGCCAAATTTCCGCTGACGAACGATGGTTTCGCGTCGGCTTGGAGTGCTCTCTGCGAGCGATTCGAAAACAAGCGCTTGTTAATAACGAGCCAGTTAAAAATTCTCTTCAACCTGTCCACGGTTTCGCAAGAGTCTGGAGCAGCGATTAAGGAGCTGCATGGCACAATTCAGCG TCCTTTCGCCGACTGCATCCTGGTCTTTCTTTGCTCATCCAAGCTCCCCAAACTTACACTCTCACTATGGGAGCAATCATTGGTGGACAAGACCAAGATTCCCGCATGGCAGGACATGAGCCCATTCCTCAACGAGCGTTATCGTACGCTCGAGGCTGTTGAGGACGTGACGCAAAAAACCTCGCAGAACTCTACCGCTGGACCATCCCGTCCACAGCAGAGTTCAAAGCGAATTAACTCTTTCAAGGCCCGAGTCACTCAGAGAGGCAAATCGTGTGACTTGTGCTCAAAAGAGAATCACCCTGTCCGGGTTTGTCCAAGCTTCCTTGAAATGTCGGTCAATGATCGGATGAGCTACATCAAACAGAAAAGTCTCTGTTTAAACTGCTTCGCAAGAGGTCACCAACTCCGAGAGTGTACGAGTGCGCACAATTGCTTGACATGCAAGAGGCGGCACCACACTCTTCTCCATCGGGGCGACAGTGCCCACAATGGTGCCTCTTCCACTCCATCCACACTTCCCAATATACAGTCCACTCCGAATCAATCGGCaacaaatgtacaaaattaCTTTGCCATTAACGCTCAGAACATCCTTCTCGGCACGGCGGTTGTCAATGTATGCCATCTAGGTACTACATACACCGCACGAGCACTAATCGACTCAGGGTCCGAAGCGACTTTCATTTCTGAGCGTTTATTCCAGCGCATAAAGTTGCCATTCCAATCCGTGCAAGCCCAAGTATCTGGGCTGAATCATGCAATTGCGGCCCAACCGCAGAAGTTATGCAACTTCAGCATTGGTTGTCCAACGAAGCCGAGGCTCCATATCGAGACCTCAGCGTTCGTTATTCCACAACTGGCAGACAAGCTGCCACCATTCCTTGTGCCGAAAGGCTTCCTAAAGGATCTACCAGCGATTGAACTGGCAGATCCAAACTTCTACAAAAGTGCTCAGATTGACATCTTAattggcgcggatatccttccGTCAGTCATCCTGAGCGGTTCccggccaaacatttgtggctcactcCTTGGCCAACAAACCGTGTTTGGTTGGATTCTCACCGGCCCCGTCTCCCAGAATGTGTCGACAACTGTCTCTGCGTTTTCGACAAGAGTCGCTATCCAAGCAGACGATCAACTCGACAGACTAAACTCCAAAGTTTGGGAGGCGGAGGATATTCCGTCGAAGCTGGTTAGCTGCGAAAACACAACTTCACGCAGCAGATGTGGCAGATCTCGGGTGACTCTTCCATTCCGGAAGCCCGTCACCACTCCTAATTTGTATCTGCCTCATCATTCATCCAAACCAGATAGGCATCGACACAAAGACGAATAA
- the LOC132797889 gene encoding uncharacterized protein LOC132797889, whose product MIKGILQINEYVTLTLLKLRNGPSPITTEELEVLDDLSDLLSPFQEAILSVSTNTKVSVSLIIPVIAEIHHKMNQLNAKLRTQEGKDIYDLVKKRLVERLDTFETRTIPRIATLVDPRFKKDGFLRPSNADQAAKALELELLSFKSTTPRRPPTPPEPTSNELNFRFSFLQNKSKVKTTRADAIITTRHFMEKENAPDTCDWEMTDDNDHRPVSLKGCSAKLDKLYLIAELDLNLKLLINFFSSTKIDA is encoded by the exons ATGATCAAAggaattttacaaataaacgAATATGTTACATTGACATTGTTAAAATTGCGAAATGGCCCTTCACCGATCACAACTGAAGAACTCGAGGTCTTGGATGACCTGTCGGACTTGCTGTCACCTTTTCAGGAAGCGATTCTTTCGGTATCGACTAACACAAAAGTTTCTGTGTCCCTTATCATTCCCGTCATTGCCGAGATTCATCACaaaatgaatcaattaaatgcaaagttACGAACACAGGAAGGAAAAGATATATATGACCTTGTTAAGAAACGCTTAGTGGAAAGACTGGATACTTTTGAAACGCGCACAATTCCTCGCATCGCTACTCTTGTTGATCCTCGCTTCAAAAAAGATGGCTTTCTCAGACCTTCAAATGCAGATCAAGCAGCCAAAGCATTGGAGCTGGAATTACTGTCGTTTAAGTCTACAACTCCACGACGTCCACCAACACCACCAGAGCCAACGTCAAACGAGCTAAATTTcagattttcatttttgcaaaacaaatcaaaagtgAAGACCACCCGAGCCGATGCCATTATTACCACAAGGCATTTTATGGAAAAGGAAAACGCTCCTGACACTTGCGATTGGGAG ATGACTGATGACAACGATCATCGTCCTGTGAGTCTGAAAGGGTGTTCAGCAAAGCTGGACAaattgtatctgatcgcagaACTAGACTTAAACCTGAAGTTGTTGATCAACTTCTTTTCCTCAACAAAAATAGACGCTTAA
- the LOC132797899 gene encoding uncharacterized protein LOC132797899 produces MYHLFCECRTRKLIFSFASFIKQSEQLVNIVGLTSQQPLDIELEVRQLREERRRIQNGLGHVLAILSQIVNIVVPAKTEFPLRSEEHIAVLNTKIEESPLKYATMFRRMLCPDGILKNLERIFHKDVLMGRNYAGTAKIKAFNKYRHLNNAMFKALKTDNYSFEDYKKAVREAFFKFKNRNYKALARARQLEILENNK; encoded by the exons ATGtatcatttgttttgtgagtGCCGTACAAgaaagttgattttttcctTCGCgtcttttataaaacaatcagag cAGCTTGTGAACATTGTGGGACTGACCAGCCAGCAGCCTCTGGACATTGAACTAGAAGTGCGCCAACTGCGAGAAGAAAGGAGGCGAATTCAAAACGGACTGGGCCATGTACTCGCCATACTGAGCCAAATTGTCAATATTGTGGTACCGGCAAAAACAGAGTTCCCTTTGCGATCGGAGGAGCATATCGCCGTACTCAATACGAAAATAGAGGAATCTCCATTAAAGTATGCGACGATGTTCAGGAGGATGCTCTGCCCAgatggtatattaaaaaacttgGAGCGGATTTTCCACAAGGATGTGCTGATGGGGAGGAACTACGCCGGCACTGCAAAGATTAAGGCATTCAACAAGTACCGCCATTTGAACAATGCCATGTTTAAAGCTCTCAAGACCGACAACTATAGCTTTGAGGACTACAAGAAAGCTGTACGAGAGGcgtttttcaaatttaaaaatagaaattacaAGGCATTGGCCAGGGCAAGACAATTagaaatattagaaaataataaatag